CGTGAGCGGGCAGGGCCTCGATCCCGCCGCGGGGGATCTCGCCCTGGCACACCACGATCGCCGCGCCCTCGAGCACCTCGCGAGAGGCTTTCACCTGGGCGGCGTCCACGGCGTCGTTGGCGCCTCCGATCACCACGATGGTGTTCTCGCCGTCCTCGGCGACGGTCACGATCGCCAGGCCCGTCGGCCCCTCGACCTCGCGCACGCCGTCCAGGCCCACCCCGGCCGCGCGCAGGCCGGACAGGCCCACCTCGGCCTGCGCGTCGGTGCCGATGGCGCCGATCATCTGCACGCTCCCGCCCAGCTTCGCGGCGGCGACGGCCTGGTTCGCGCCCTTGCCGCCAGGCGTCATCCGCCCGCCCCGGCCGTGGAGGGTCTCCCCCGGCCGGGGATGGCGGGCCACCTGGGCGCTCAGGTCCACGTTGATCGACCCGACGACCGCGATCATTCCGGCGGGGCTCATCCGAGCTCGCCTGCGCTCTCCTCGGTGAGCCCCTCGACCTCGCCGGCCCGCCCGGCCAGCCACTGCTCGTAGGTCGGTCCGGCCAGGATCGCCTCGGGGCCGGGGAGCATGCCGCCGCGCGCCATGGTCTCGCTCCCGGGCACGCCGACGACGGGGATGTCCTCGCCGCGCGCGGCCAGCAGCCGACGGGCCTGGTCGAGGGTCCTCTCAGGCTGCGGTCCGGCGATCTGGGCGAGTGGGGCCGGCTCGGCTGCGACGGCCTGGGTGACCAGCAGCTCCGCCACGGCGCGGGTGTCCACGCTCTGGGAGCGCACGTCCATCACCTCGTAGTGGTCGCCCGCGCGGCGCAGCTGACTGCCCACGAAGTCATGGAACTGAGCGGCACGCACGATCACCGCTCCCGGACAGTGCTCGCGCACCGCGTGCTCATGGCGCAGCTGTGCGCGATAGA
The window above is part of the Brachybacterium vulturis genome. Proteins encoded here:
- a CDS encoding SDR family oxidoreductase, with protein sequence MSDALRDGAAAPRLTLAIAGATGTLGRSVVEAARRGGHDVREISRARGVDVMTGEGLAAALHGADALIECLKPPQLDESAGSWYEKAARVLGEHAMSARVPRTVAISILGIDHMQDYPFYRAQLRHEHAVREHCPGAVIVRAAQFHDFVGSQLRRAGDHYEVMDVRSQSVDTRAVAELLVTQAVAAEPAPLAQIAGPQPERTLDQARRLLAARGEDIPVVGVPGSETMARGGMLPGPEAILAGPTYEQWLAGRAGEVEGLTEESAGELG